GTACGTTTATTGGCATTTATTAATTCAACTAATCTAATTTTACCCGCTTCCATTTGTATCCTCCCTTTTCTAACAAATCTCAATAGTTATAATCTCATATCACAAAAACCCTTCTCAAATGCTTGTGGAAATTGAAATAATTTTTCTCCACTTTCAAACTTAACTATAATTCTACCACCTTCTTTATCTAAATCCATAACTTCACCAACTCAAAATTTTTTATGATTTACTTTATCTCCTACAAAAACTTTATCTGTATAATCTATTTTTTTCACTTTCTTTTCTTCTGGAGAATTTTCAGCTACTAATGGTAATGCATATTCTATATGTGAATTTTTATTAAAATTAGTACCAATACATAACTAAAACCCATAGCAAACTTTATTTTATAAAGTTTTTCTTTATATTCCTAAAGTCATTATATCATGAATTTATTATAAATAATAAATCGAAGTAGATGATTCTACTATAAACAGGTTCAATTAATCTGCTTATAATAGGATTATTTTCTGATAAAACAAAAGCATTGCAATTTCTTACAATACTCTCCTAAATTATTCATTTTTAATTTCTATTATGTTAAATTTTTTGTAATGCCAATAAAAAAAATTATCCTTAGCTATTAGTTATTCACTAGTATTATTCCCACTCTATTTTAAACGTACAGCATATAAGAGAAAATGTATTAAAATCACGGAGCTTGGAGCAGTATTAAGGAAGACAAAACGTATTAAATAAAAACAAAAGTGCAATTTTTCAACTAGTCAAACTTGTTATATACTAAAATATAATTTCTAAAATTCAATATTCATTAACTATAGACGCTCAAAATTAGCGTCTATTTTTTAACACCCTTGCTTTTAATATATGGTATAATTATGAAAATGGCATTAATATATTATAAATATATTTGTGTTTTAAGTATGAATAAACAATTAATTAGTGAACAAGATTCTTATTAGAGAGTGGTGATAGGATGTCATACACAGTTAGATCAACTGAAAAATTAAGAAAACCTGGTGCAGATATGGAGACAAAGGCACTTCTCTACTTAATGAATTTCTGTATTGATAGCGATGAAATTCATTATTTTACAGTTGACTTTTTTAATGATTTGACGGGTATGGATAGAGCATCCTCTAAACTATGGGATATCCAATCCAAAGGAGCTTCAAACTCATCTCCCAAAGAGATTGGTAAAGAACTGGTAACACTTTATAAAAACTATTTAAGTACCCTAACTTTTCACAATTACATACTGTTTTTAGGAGGCGTAACTTCTAGTTTAAGAATTGATGACACAAAAAATATCTTTAATATAGACAATATTAAATTATCTGCACAATCTAAATTAATGGATGGTTTAAAAGAGGAATGCAACAATAAAACCTATATTGATAATAACATGGTATCAGAACAAAGCATAAAAGATTTTTTAAGAGAAGTTGTTTTCGTAGTTGACGACAAAAGTCCAAGTGATTATGTAAAAGCTATAATAAAAGATCATCCTCATATTATTCCTGATGAAAATATCCTCAATGCTATTTTTAACGAAATTAGAGATGAACAATCTAGTAAGAAAAATGGTCATGCAATAGAAGGTATAATTATTTCTACATGCGATGAATCACTTAACTTTTACCGTCATTTGACAAATAGTGAAATTAGATTAATGACGTTACAAAGAATTATCAACCGAAACCCAATTGCTAAAGGTGTTCCTCAACCTTTTATATCAATTCTAAATCAATGCCCTCCCGAAAAGCAAATTGACATGATTGATGAATGTAAAAGTTCACTGTGTGGAGCTTTGTTTAATAAAAATGCCGCACAGAGCTTTTGGGAAATATTTGAACAGATATACTTACTCATATTAAATAATCCTACATTTGATGTGCAAAAATTATTTGTCAATCTAGATCGAGATTTAATAAATAAGTGTCCAGATTTTGATACACTATCAGTTAAATATTTTATTTCAGTTATTAAGGAGGGAATTCAACAATGATTATTAAAAAAATAGCTGTAGGTAACTCAGACGAATCATTTATAGAAGATTCTTTATCTAATGATTTTAATATTATATCCAGTGATGATAATAATAAAGGGAAAACCATAGTCATACAATCCCTTATGTACGCATTAGGAAATGAACCAACATTCCCTTCCTCATTTCTATATAAAGATTATTTTTATTTTGTTGAATTTGAATTACAAGAAAAAAATTATAAGATTTGTAGGAAATTAGATGGGTTTGTATTGAAGACATCATCAGATTTAATGTTATTTGATAATGTATCTGAATTTAAAAGATATTGGAATAAACATATCTTTAGATTGCCACACATATATAAAAATGAAGTATTACGAATAACAGATCCATTACTTTATTTGCAACTTTTCTTCGTTGGGCAAGATAAGAAAGCTACCTTTAATATTTCTAATTCAGGATATTATAACAAAAAAGATTTTCTTAATATGCTCTTTGATTTTTGCAGTCTAGGTTCACAACAACAAAGTCCAGAAGAAATCAAATTTACTAAAAAACAAATTTCCGATTTAAGCGAAGAGCGAAAAACTCTTTTGAAACAAAATAAAATATTAAACTCTAATAAAACCGCTGCTTCTTATTTAAGTTTAATAAGTGATAAAAAGTCTTTTAGTGAAAAGATTAAAACCATTGACAATATCTCGAAAAGAATAACTGAACTACGAAAAGAACGAAATATATCTGCAACTAGAAAAGCTCGTTGGGAAACTACAGTTAAAGAGCTTCGCTCACTCAACAGGACTCTAGATATAGGAGAATTAAGATGTATGGATTGCGGATCCATAAATATTTCTTTCAGCACAGCACAAAAAGAAAGTTTTAGTTTTGATGTTTCTTCAGTTGGTATGAGAAGAGAAATTCTAAATTCGATAGCAGAAAAATTAGATTCATATAATGAAGAGATTCAAAAACTGACTTTATTAATAAATGTTGAACAAGAGAAACTACAGCACATACTGTCTGACAATGATATTTCTCTAGAAACAATTGTGGCATATAAAAACGAAGTAGTCGACGCATCAGATGCTGAAGAAAAAATAAGGAAAATTGATTTTCAAATAGATGAACTAAAAGATCAAATCACTTCACATGACGGTAAATTAGAAAATCAAAAGAGCAACAAACACAGTTAATAGATTCAATTTCTTCTCTAATTAGAAATACTTATACCACTATTGATCCAAGCAGTAATGCAATTATTGAAGGTTTATTTACAAAACGAGATGAAGTTCTATCAGGTAGTGAAGCAACAGTTTTCCATCTGGCAAAACTATATGCAATTCAAAAATGTACAAACCACACTTTCCCAATAATTGTCGACTCTTTTAGAGCGGAAGATTTATCTAGTACAAAAGAAAAAATTGTATTGGATTTATTCAATGAATTAGAAAATCAAAAGATTTTTACTACAACTCTAAAAAGTGAAGAATTAAACAAGTACGAAAATATTTCATATATAAATAACATTGATTATACTAGCCATAAACCAAGTAAAATGTTAAGCAAGGATTTTAATATTAAATTTAAGAAATTGCTAGCAGATTTATCTATAAAACTAGATTAATCATACCAGAAATTTTGTAATAGTTTTTTTAGTACTATCAATATGGTGTATTTGAAATAAATTTTAGGATGTTCAGAAATGAGCGTCTTTTTTCTTACCCTAAATTAGGCAAAATAAATGAAAGTAGTTGTTATTATCGTATACAGACTACAAGAACGCTCTCCCCCCCTCCCGCTAAGTATCTTTATCAAGTTAATAAAATAATCAAAATCATAGAAATAAATGTAAGCGTCAAAGTTTTAGTGCCTACTTTTATAGTATTACATGTATTAAAATATCCTAGTAAGGCAAAAATATGCTTTACTAGGATTAATTTTATTTCTTATCTTTAATTTTCATATTTTCAGGAATCTTATTACTCCAAGGCATAAGATTCTCTAAGTTTTCGCTATCGGATATATCTATCCTTGATAGATTATCAAACAGATATACTAAGTACCTTTCTACAACCAAATTATTAGCCTTGGCAGTTTCAACAATACTATAAATATTGCTACTTGCAGTTGCACCTTTAGCAGTATTTGCAAAAAGGAAGTTTTTTCTGCCTATTACAAAAGGCTTAATAGCTCTTTCAGCTGCATTATTATCAACTTCTAAAGAACCATCTAATAGTACATTTTTTAATCCTGGTAAATGCTTTTTAGCATAATCAAGTGCTTTACCTAACGGACTTCTTGGAAGAGCATCTTTTATTTCTCTTTCAACATAATTAATAAAATTATCTATAATTGGAGCTAGTTTCTCAGCTCTTATTTTAAATCTAATATCACAGTAATTTTCATCATTTGAATGGGTTTCTCTAAGTTCTTTTTCAAGTTTATAAATTTGCTCACAATAATTAAACCCTATTATTGCTCTAGAATTTTTTAGGGCTTCTTCATCTAAATCTACTATTATATTATGAAAATATCTTCTTATGTGAGCCAAGCAATATACTCTTGTAGCTCCGTTAACGGAATTGTATCCATTATATCCATCCGTTTGGAGAAAACCTTTAAAATCTCCTAAAAAATTTTTAGGGCAAGAGCTTGATCTAGTGCGTTGGTAATCATATAAGATCACAGGCTTAGATTTGGTATTACTCATATATAACCACATATATTTCTTGGTTTTTGAATCCTTACCGTTATCATTAATTACCTTTAAGGTTGTTTCATCAGCATTAATGTAATTACGGCTAAGCAATTCTTTTTTCATATGGTTATATATTGGCTCTAAAGCATCTGCTGCAGACATAGTCCAATTGCATAGAGTTTGCCTTGAAAGGCTAGCGCCCATCATATCGAAGTAAGTTTCTTGCCTATAAAGTGGCATTGCATGTTGATATTTAAGTATTAGAGTATGTGCAATTAACTCATTTGAGGCCATACTATTATAAAAAATAGTTTTAGGTGCTTCTGGTGAAACTATTTTACTTTCACCAGTGGCTCTTTCGCATGTTTTACAAGCGTAGCTATAAATAACATGCTCATCAATTATTAATTTAGCAGGAATATATTTAACAATCTCTTTTCTAGATTTAACTCCGATAGGAGTAAGCTC
This window of the Clostridium cochlearium genome carries:
- the tnpC gene encoding IS66 family transposase translates to MSHEILTNELDENTKALIEKMENQINKKDKELSSKDEEIKKLKNELELLKGVISNRNRKIFGASSEQVDANQLSLFNEAEKFSDTKVEEPTLEEIIYKRAKKSNYTGKKDNLANLERVVVEHKLEGDDLNCKECGEELTPIGVKSRKEIVKYIPAKLIIDEHVIYSYACKTCERATGESKIVSPEAPKTIFYNSMASNELIAHTLILKYQHAMPLYRQETYFDMMGASLSRQTLCNWTMSAADALEPIYNHMKKELLSRNYINADETTLKVINDNGKDSKTKKYMWLYMSNTKSKPVILYDYQRTRSSSCPKNFLGDFKGFLQTDGYNGYNSVNGATRVYCLAHIRRYFHNIIVDLDEEALKNSRAIIGFNYCEQIYKLEKELRETHSNDENYCDIRFKIRAEKLAPIIDNFINYVEREIKDALPRSPLGKALDYAKKHLPGLKNVLLDGSLEVDNNAAERAIKPFVIGRKNFLFANTAKGATASSNIYSIVETAKANNLVVERYLVYLFDNLSRIDISDSENLENLMPWSNKIPENMKIKDKK